The genomic interval AGTTCTGGAATatcagcggcagcaacaacaacaacaccgcACTCgagtgttttattttgaaacaCGGCTTTTTCTCCttgttattgcatttttgtgGTAGGTAATTTAGCCAGGAGTAAAAAGCAATGCACACACTGaacactcacacaaacacactaTATCTCACTCGTTGCCGCgcaaactaaaaacaaacgaaagtAAATCAACgtaaaaacgaaacgaacgcGATCCGCCGACGCGCTTTTGGCTTCAGCTTTGGCTTTCAAAACACTGCGAAAAATACGAATGTTGCGGCTGTTGGCCAGTGTGAACGTGGCCGGCTAGCGTAAAAATACCAAAGGAACCAAGCCGCCAactaaaaataccaaaattgAATAAGAGTTCGGAAACCGACTCTGTGGATACCCTTTAATATTAAATCTTTCAGGTATTCTTAATGCAGGATATCTAATTTCATAAGATAATATCTTATGTAATCCATTTTTTAGTAAATACAAAAGAGGAAAGAATTTATAGCTGTATATCtctaaaattttaatattcatcTGTGAAAAGCATTGAATCCAAATAAAATGACTAATAAAATGAACGCTAGGCGTGCATCAATTCGTTTATTGTGATTGGCACTAGTAAAGAAGTGATTCCGAGTAACTAACTGCCTGCATTCGGCTGCTCCACGCTCCTTATCTGCTCCTGCAGTTCCTGGATGTGCTGCTCGAACTTCTGGATATCGCCGGTGATCTGCTGCAGACTGGTCAGCACGTTCTTCAGTTTCTCGCCATCGATTTGGACCTCCAGTTCGCGGATCTGCTTGGTCACGTTTCCCGTGAGGGAGACGCACTCGACCAACTCGTTGCAATTGGCGTGGAGTTGGGCCAGGAGCTTGTATGCCCGCTTAGCGTGGAGATCATGCTTGGCGCTCTGGAAGAGCAGATCGTCCGTGTAGTTGAACTGGCGTTGCAACTGGGCACCCACAACATTGAGCTGCTTCTGCAGTTGCCGCGTGTCATCCAGAACTTTGTAGATATCTGCTCGTTGCTTACGGATATTCCCAATGAATTCGTGTATCCTGCGGGTGTACTCCTTGCGAGGTGCCAAGGACTGACTGGCGTTGCGCAGGGTGGCATTAAGTTCGTTGTGCTGTTGGGTCTTGGCCAGAAGTTCCTGCTCTAGTAGTTCGATGTTGTTGCGAATGCCCTGGACCTCCTGAGCCTCCTTGGCGGTCTTAAGTTTCTCTAGGTTTTCCAGCAGCGGTTTTCTGTAATCCTGCCACTGCTGGGTAAGCGTGATCCTTTTGCTTTGAGTGGACTTTAGTAGGGCCTCCAGCTTGGTCAGGTTCTCCTCAGAATCGGCGAGAACCAAGGAAGTGCGTTCGTGCAGTTTGAGCGTGGGCTGAATGCGACTGATCTCATCGCTCGCTTTTGTTTCCCGCTGCTTAAGAGCCGCAATGGCAACAGCATGTGCTTTGCGTTCCGCCAGCAGGGTTTCGCATTGGACT from Drosophila yakuba strain Tai18E2 chromosome 3L, Prin_Dyak_Tai18E2_2.1, whole genome shotgun sequence carries:
- the LOC6534393 gene encoding coiled-coil domain-containing protein 22 homolog: MDEVDKIIMHQLHQVDAAIEPTEELSGFTPEQVVRAVSGCLAEIRPDLQLPRTLPGGAMAQRFGVASSLAQGCKDSGYRGDIGYQTFLYPNAVELRRLLMFLIEQLPRERQSTEDGGSKSQTLSHRQLLERKIRKELAQQLKTPWVPQFARSVGNRKYLGCSSLGIEFRANINLNIPSANPEERSKEQQQYFDQQAPSLFQQTSSTSSDLIASVLHKNELDRWGQTLPDSTLPFVASEDPAPPLPIPTVKPPASAEEDASPIQELSDQVEELRVQCETLLAERKAHAVAIAALKQRETKASDEISRIQPTLKLHERTSLVLADSEENLTKLEALLKSTQSKRITLTQQWQDYRKPLLENLEKLKTAKEAQEVQGIRNNIELLEQELLAKTQQHNELNATLRNASQSLAPRKEYTRRIHEFIGNIRKQRADIYKVLDDTRQLQKQLNVVGAQLQRQFNYTDDLLFQSAKHDLHAKRAYKLLAQLHANCNELVECVSLTGNVTKQIRELEVQIDGEKLKNVLTSLQQITGDIQKFEQHIQELQEQIRSVEQPNAGS